One Dama dama isolate Ldn47 chromosome 18, ASM3311817v1, whole genome shotgun sequence DNA window includes the following coding sequences:
- the TSGA13 gene encoding testis-specific gene 13 protein isoform X3, whose protein sequence is MSAPVLKWKVIDAVGQSKFVLKNLHHYTVHPNLAQYYEPLKPTALQKFLARNRKIRSFMLKVIEYDQDKTLLILTNNPLPCPIDHQGKDITPKYFSNELLLKESHQHKPTENFFLPLVPQKKKLRSELKPVFPLMLLEDTKSKREQWFRFSTDKDFKSEGKYSKVYTLRQQKKMYPQLSFASVCKKDMKNDVSKKSGSDLPTSQMIWEPLTLSSLLEKKPTRTAPGESEFRNGRAQQWFIKSATAIK, encoded by the exons gTTATTGATGCAGTCGGGCAATCAAAATTTGTTCTAAAGAACCTGCACCATTACACAGTCCATCCAAATTTG GCCCAGTACTATGAGCCTTTGAAGCCCACTGCACTGCAGAAATTCCTGGCTCGAAACAGGAAAATTCGAAGCTTCATGTTAAAAGTAATAGAGTATGATCAGGATAAGACCTTACTGATTCTGACCAACAACCCACTTCCCTGCCCGATAGATCATCAAGGAAAGGACATCACACCAAAatacttttccaatgagttactgCTCAAG GAAAGTCATCAGCACAAGCCCACCGAGAACTTCTTCCTACCCTTGGTGCctcagaaaaaaaagttaagatcTGAACTGAAACCAGTATTTCCTTTGATGCTGTTGGAGGACACCAAATCCAAGCGAGAACAATGGTTTAG GTTTTCCACCGACAAGGATTTCAAGAGTGAAGGGAAGTATTCAAAGGTCTACACTTTGAGGCAACAGAAGAAAATGTACCCTCAGCTCAGCTTTGCTTCAGTCTGTAAAAAAGATATGAAGAATGACG TCTCCAAGAAGTCAGGGAGCGACTTGCCAACTTCGCAAATGATTTGGGAACCATTAACCCTTTCATCACTCCTGGAGAAGAAGCCCACCAGAACCGCACCTGGAGAGAGCGAGTTCCGCAATGGAAGGGCCCAGCAGTGGTTTATAAAAAGCGCCACTGCCATTAAGTGA
- the TSGA13 gene encoding testis-specific gene 13 protein isoform X1: MGQKTQIKSQHGKPRTSRTSPVTFEKEIFFDSDEVIDAVGQSKFVLKNLHHYTVHPNLAQYYEPLKPTALQKFLARNRKIRSFMLKVIEYDQDKTLLILTNNPLPCPIDHQGKDITPKYFSNELLLKESHQHKPTENFFLPLVPQKKKLRSELKPVFPLMLLEDTKSKREQWFRFSTDKDFKSEGKYSKVYTLRQQKKMYPQLSFASVCKKDMKNDVSKKSGSDLPTSQMIWEPLTLSSLLEKKPTRTAPGESEFRNGRAQQWFIKSATAIK, from the exons GTCTCAACATGGCAAAccaaggacttccagaactagCCCAGTTACAtttgagaaagaaatattttttgatagTGATGAG gTTATTGATGCAGTCGGGCAATCAAAATTTGTTCTAAAGAACCTGCACCATTACACAGTCCATCCAAATTTG GCCCAGTACTATGAGCCTTTGAAGCCCACTGCACTGCAGAAATTCCTGGCTCGAAACAGGAAAATTCGAAGCTTCATGTTAAAAGTAATAGAGTATGATCAGGATAAGACCTTACTGATTCTGACCAACAACCCACTTCCCTGCCCGATAGATCATCAAGGAAAGGACATCACACCAAAatacttttccaatgagttactgCTCAAG GAAAGTCATCAGCACAAGCCCACCGAGAACTTCTTCCTACCCTTGGTGCctcagaaaaaaaagttaagatcTGAACTGAAACCAGTATTTCCTTTGATGCTGTTGGAGGACACCAAATCCAAGCGAGAACAATGGTTTAG GTTTTCCACCGACAAGGATTTCAAGAGTGAAGGGAAGTATTCAAAGGTCTACACTTTGAGGCAACAGAAGAAAATGTACCCTCAGCTCAGCTTTGCTTCAGTCTGTAAAAAAGATATGAAGAATGACG TCTCCAAGAAGTCAGGGAGCGACTTGCCAACTTCGCAAATGATTTGGGAACCATTAACCCTTTCATCACTCCTGGAGAAGAAGCCCACCAGAACCGCACCTGGAGAGAGCGAGTTCCGCAATGGAAGGGCCCAGCAGTGGTTTATAAAAAGCGCCACTGCCATTAAGTGA